The Microcaecilia unicolor chromosome 3, aMicUni1.1, whole genome shotgun sequence nucleotide sequence gcaggtcctcgtaagggtctgcaggctgctaagcctacagtggcaagatgggtcaaggaagccattgcagcggcttatgtggccgcggggaaggtgccgcctatccagctgaaggctcactccactagagctcaggcggcctcgatggcagaggccgggtccgtctccttggaagagatatgcaaggcggcaacttgggcttcggctcatacattctccaagcattaccgcttgactgtggctgcacgggcggaggcccggtttggagcttcagtgttgaggtcagggatttcaatgtcccgccctgggtgagtactgcttcggtacatcccaccagtctatggattgatcagcttgatgatatggaaggtaaaattatgtatcatacctgataattttctttccattaatcatagctgatcaatccatagcccctcccagatatctgtactgtttttattctggttgcatttcaggttcaagtttagtcttcagttacttcagaaagacttcgtgttcaagttttttcacttggattcttcaagagttgagacgagtttgtgttacagtgagctgctgcattcctctcccctccgttttacggggctggattgagatttaaattctgccggcactccctcccgcttcgtgcggctgtagggcagctttgtacccctcccgcttcggcggtgttagggtcagtcagctcctcccgcggttgcggttgcaggataagccagatcctcccgcatcggcgggtgtggtgtccctccctcgctccgcggggatgagctggacggattcccctcccccacttgtgtggggatgagctgggttaattcccctcccccgtttcggcggtggtgagctgggcagagtgtcccttcgtgggtgtaattctctaagtgctgagtcctgcagatggagctttgatatcgacatactgaggagtttccggcagcacatgaccacatatagggaggcaaaagtttgctctctatctccacctgctggtagatggacacaacccaccagtctatggattgatcagctatgattaatggaaagaaaattatcaggtatgatatagTATTCTTGGcaacctaataattcctagcatcctctttgcttttttggctgctgctgcacaataGGCAGATAATTTCAGTGTGTTGTGTACAATGgcaccaagatctttttcttgggtgctgactcccaaagaggaccctagcatcaggtagctacgATTTGAATCGTTTTAGAAAATGTTATTGTAAGTGGTTAAAAGGAAAAATCCTTTTTCAAAATTGCAAATAGTAAAAGTTACAGGGCATTTATAGACTCATCACCTGgacccaatttatttatttgtaacatttgtatcccacattttcccactattgcaggctcaatgtggcttacataataccgtaaaggtgttcaccaagtccggtagagaaacaaatacaaggtgatgtggtcCAATAAGGTTCATGATTTTCTGCACAGTGGGGATAGAAGTGAGGAAGGGTTATGGGTGTCCATTACCAGCTGTGGTTTTacagtgttgcagagttcagggaCTTATGTTGGGTttgtgggatatgcctttttttaaacaggtaggtttttagtgattttctgaagtttcgatggccgtaggttgttttcacggcttttggcagtgcgttccatagttgtgtgcaagctgtgtgcataagttgatttgtatttgagtcctttgcagctcagTTAATAGAGGTTTAactgatccgattgtgtttctgattggtagtaGGTCtgtgaggtttgtcatgtatcatggggcttcgccataggtagttttgtggaccagagtgcagattttgaaggcaagccagtgcagtttttctcggaggggtttggcactttcgaaaagtgttttaccaaatatcagcctggctgctgtgttttgagcggcaCATTTTTGCTGAAGACTTTTTGAAGCAACCATTGTttaactgttttatttttttgcgcGTTTATTAATTATGAATAATGGCAGAAGGAAGCTGCCTCTCTAGTGAAAGTCCCAGATACGTTGATCGTTGCCGTGGCCGTGGCAAAGCTGTAGGTCTgcagggtggggagggaggaggctgTCATCCATTTTCAGCCGTGTAAAGGGGAAGCTGCTGTCGTGGTTCCGTCGGCGGAGAGGATCGGGACGTCGGCGCGTCTCTACAAAgcgaggggtttttttttggcgcCGGCGGGATTTTCACTTTCCCTCTAATGACATCGGATTGGTATTTCTCTAAACCCCGCGTTCTTTCCGTTCTCGACGATTTGATTGGTCGGCTGCCGTAAAACCGGAAGAATAAGGCGCGCACTGAGCAGCGCCCTCTCCCGGCCGGCGGAGCGTCTAGCCTGAAACCGGATTTCTGGGCGTTCTCCCGTCGATATAGCTGGTcatccgcaaaaaaaaaaaaaaaaaaatagaactgtTTGGGTAACACGTGTAGAAGTGGCCATAGCATTTTCACCTCTTGAAGAACGACCTACATGCACTTCCCCCCTGGAGGCTGATGTTAAATTTTatatctgaggcagtggagggtgaagCGGTTTGGCCATGGTCACAAGATAAAGACTGGCAGGACAGGGTTGATTAGTCCAGGGGGTACCCCATTGCAAGACTACAAGCCCCAGCATGCAatgggggtaaacccaggactggatgatccttgtcataagaacataagttgtGCCCTACAGTGAATCTGGATACAGTTGGCAGCCTTTCAGAAAGAGCATAAGCTGAAGTAGCAGGATCTGAATCTTGGCTGTTTCAATCAGAAGAGATTGTCTGCcaggatcaggtgggctttgtgaaGCAGACTGTTGCTCTAAGGGGAATATATAGAAGCAGATAAGTGAGTGGGGCATTCTCCTTTCAAATGCTGATGTGGTGTACTAGTGACATCAActgcttttaaaaaaatgcaagccCTTGGTTTGCTGACAAACCATAAACACCATCTAGACCCCTCCTTAATCCTGAAGAGGATTACTGTGTTCTCAAATTTATTTGGATAACACTCACATTAGCCCAATAACACTAACACAGCTTGAAGTACATTCATTTTTGTTCATCCATTAACAGGAATTTGCTACAACCCAACCGCATATAATGCTTAAATATCCCAGGCAAGCAATGAAAATTAACTGTATGCATGGCCCTGCACTGCTGGTTTCACTTGGCAAGATTCCAAGAACATAGTTCAGaggtgtgttgggggaggggggaagaagagatgcAAAGGAGATATAAACAGTGCTGTCCCGAGGCAAGCACACTTTGAGCCCAAACTTCCACCACCTGAAAGCATCTCAGTTCCTGGGCCTTGGAAGCTTGTGCTGGAGGCATGAATGATGAGAGGAAGTGGTCCGGTTATGAGCTTCCTTGACTAGAAGATATGCCAAGGTCTTTTGAGTCTGGCTGTTTACCACTGTGGTCCTTATTTCAGAGCATTGTGCTTTGGGAGTAGAACCGGCCCAGTCCAGCTGCAGTGATGTACTAAAGTGTGCCTTCTGGCTTCAGACCCCTCAATAGGGGAAGTGAACGTTCGTTTTCACAAACACAACAGGAACAACGCAAAACCCAAATGGTGACCCTACGGGGAGATGTTGCCTGAAAGTTCTTTAATAAAAGCATCAGAAGAGGACTCTACACggccacctgcctcaggagtcacggTAAACACTCTTCGACTAGAGCTGTTAGAAATATTATCTGGTGCAACAGTACAAGTAAGTCAATTGACACTCTGTTCTACATATCATATGAGTTCAGAAATGAAAGGTAAACTGCTGCTGCTGAGTAGTTATCACATGAATCCCAGTTCATATTTCTTTATTCCAGCACTGAGCTTACAAGACCAGATCAGCGTCGTCATATAGCATTGTTGCCAAGTGACTGGTTTTTCCACCAAATTAGGATCtttgtatttccttttttttttttttttttttaaacacagctccTGTGATTACCAGAGATGAGAACAAGATTGTGGAGCAAGGGCTGGGCTCTTCCACACGTGTACATCAGCACGGGTCATTTGATAATCTTCTactctctcttgttttttttttttataggacaCTGCACCATTCCTCAGTTGCACGACATCTTTggttacctactactactactactatttagcatttctatagcgctacaaggcatacgcagcgctgtacaaacatagaagaaagacagtccctgctcaaagagcttacaatctaatagacaaaaaataaataaagtaagcaaatcaaatcaattaatgtgaacgggaaggaagagaggagggggtaggtggaggcgagtggttacaagtggttacgagtcaaaagcaatgtcaaagaggtgggttttcagtctagatttaaaggtggccaaggatggggcaagacgtaggggctcaggaagtttattccaggcgtagggtgcagcgagacagaaggcgcgaagtctggagttggcagtagtggagaagggaacagataagaaggatttatccatggagcggagtgcacgggaaggggtgtagggaaggacgagtgtggagagatactggggagcagcagagtgagtacatttataggttagtagaagaagtttgaacaggatgcgaaaacggatagggagccagtgaagggtcttgaggagaggggtagtatgagtaaagcgaccctggcggaagatgagacgggcagcagagttttgaactgactggagaggggagaggtgactaagtgggaggccagcaagaagcagattgcagtagtctaaacgagaggtgacaagggtgtggatgagggttttggtagagtgctcggattttacggatgttgtaaagaaagaaacgacaggtcttggcggtctgctggatatgagcagagaaggagagagaagagtcaaagatgaccccaaggtttcgagctgaggagacagggagaatgagagagccatcaacagaaatagaaaatggggggagcggggaggtgggtttgggggggaaaatgagaagctcggttttggtcatatttaatttcaggtggcgttgacacatccaggcagcaatgtcagacaagcacgctgaaactttggtttggatgcaaggtgagatatcaggggtagaaaggtagatttgggagtcatcagcatagaggtggtaggaaaagccatgggatgagattaatgaaccaagggaagaagtgtagatagaaaagaggaggggaccaagaacagaaccctggggtacgccgacaggcagagggatagaagtagaagaggatccaccagagtgaacactaaaggtgcggagggagaggtaggaagagaaccaggaaaggacagagccctggaatccaagtgaggacagggtatcgagaagtatgctgtgatcgacagtgtcaaaagcagcggaaagatcaagaagaatgaggatggaatattgacctctggatttagccagtaataggtcattggagactttagtaagcgcagtttcggttgagtggagagggcgaaaaccagattgtaatgggtcaagaatagcatgtgaggagagaaaatcaaggcagcggcggtgaacagcacgctcaagtaatttggagagaaaaggaaggagggagatgggtcggtaattagagggacaagtagggtcaagtgaaggcttcttaaggagaggtgtgaccacagcatgtttaaaggcagcagggacagtcgcagtggaaagtgagaggttgagaatgtgacagataaaaggaataagagtaggagagatggcattaagaaggtgggtgggaatgggatcagaggaacaggtggtacattttgaggaagaaaggagaagtgtagtttcctcaatagtaacttcaggaaaggaggaaagggaatgaggggaaggagagagagggaacggactagtggagggagagctggtgaggtagagaaagcaaggtttatcttttgaaccttgttgtgaaagaattcagcaagggtctgaggagatagtgaagggggagttgggggagggggcaccttgaggagagagttcaatgtggtgaagagaagtcgaggattagagccaagagagttggtcagttggatataataatcctgtttggcacgtaaaagagcagattggaaggaggtcagcatgaacttaaagtgtaagaaatcagcaagggcccgagatttccgccagaggcgttcggcggagcgggtacaggaacgtaggtagcggatattagaagtcagccaaggttggggttttgtacgccttacagggcgggtcatcaaaggtgcaagagtgtctaaggcagaggatagagtattgttgtaagaagaaacagcctcgttgacagacgtggatggtgccacagtagagaggaggtttgaaacatgggaggatagagatgaagggtcaatgtcgtgaagattcctagataaattagataggataggacaggactgggagggaggagatttaagtgtgaaagttataagatggtgatcagagaggggaagatcggaggcaaggaaactagagggtgaacagttggaggagaagatgagatcaagacagtgaccattttgatgagtgggggaggtggagcatagttggagattaaaggacgacgttaaagcgagtaacttggaaatataagagttggaaggatcattagcaggaatattaaagtcaccaaggatgagagagggggaggaaggatcatggaagaaggcaagccaggcatcaaagtcactgagaaaggatgaaagggacttatcagggggacgataaatgaccgctattcgaagaggcagaggagagaaaaggcggatagagtggacttcaaaggaggaaaaacagtgagattgaggtggaagaaggggttgaaatctggaggagggagagagaagtagtccaacaccgcccccacggccagcagggcgaggagtatgtgaaaatagataaccgccatggcacagggctgcgactgaagcagagtcatcagggcagagccaggtttctgttatggcgagcagatggaggtgacgcgagataaagaggtcctggatataggggagtttgttacctGCATATTGAAGCAATAATACACGCTTAATATAGctatgacccctgatgcaagctTTGTGCTAAAACATGATCATGTCTGACCAGCTAATTCAGACTCTTGGCACTTGTGGCTCAAGTCTCTACTTTGGCCAtctctacataagtattgccatactgggacagaccaaagatccatcaatcccagcatcctgtttccaacagtggccaatccaggtcacaagtacctggcaagatcccaaaaaagtacaaaacattttatactgcttatcccagaaataatagatgttccccaagtccaatttaataatggtctagggacttttcctttaggaagccgtccaaacctttttttaaaactctgctaagctaaccagctttaccacattctctggcaatttaTATCTCTGCTCTTTGTTTTGCTGTGTATGATCtgcagaataattttttttttttttttgaggaggatGTGCTATGAGTATGACCCTGTGCTCCTAGTAAGCTGCCTCAGAAATACAACTGTGGTTCTCCTGTTGCTCCTTGCTTAGAGCTGTGCCAgggaggagaggtggtggaataGGTTAGCCTGTGGACTGTgtggtccctccccccccccccccccccccccttgctttaTGAAAGATCACTTAAATGTAGCTGGTTTTAGGATGTCCTCAGATGAGTTTATTGAACTGCCAGAGCCACTACATAAGAAAGTTGTAAAAGTgctaatgaaaatacatttgcgTTTTTAGGATAGGCTGATCAGATTCAGACtgtcaagcagtggcgtagccagacctgacgttttgggtgggcccagagctaatatgggtgggcactaggtgtgagtagtgtttcttgggatactctaaTAAtaccttagagtgcacttgatgatggatttctaagtaaacagtctgtgcaacagctctcctgcattaacacaaaccacatacctggttcatggaacaccgacatttttaaatatagtgattttatcccatatcttaaacttaaccaaatatgactgctataaggcaaacatgtcaatgacagatatccttcaaactttgctttgtaataaatgcaatgcctgattaagctgtattcataaaacaggtaaatgcctgacatctacaatactactttatcctaaagcaaaaaaataaaaatatatattttatttacagtttgtctctggtttctgttttcctcatcttcttttcaccatcttccttccatccagcatctgtcttcgctctctctgccatccagtgtctcccctttctgccgtcccttccatccactgtctgccctttctctctgccccttcaatccaccatttgccctccctctcccatgcatccagggtctgccctccctctcgctgcccctgcttttcagcccccagtttcagccccagccccttttctcccaccagttcggagcttcagcccccagccatttctccatgtccccttttcagcccccagttcctttcacatgcattagggcccccccccccttttcagccccagacccattctccctcctgcccccttctcccatctgagcccccctccccgatccagtccccacctgcctaccagacCCTCCGAAaggacagacgaccctcttcttcccctggcacctgacctgacccagccttaaaaaagcaagcaaatcacCTCCCTCATCGCGTTCGCGTTGGCCCtttcttcactgtgtcccgccctctgatgtaacgtcctatttccgcgatttgcttgctttacagcagcagAGCAGACGCCAGGCGCTTCacggactttttttttaaggctgggtcagGTCAGGTGCTGGGTGGCAGAGGAAGAAGAGGGTCGTGTCCGTCGGGGGAGCtggtgggcaggtggagactgcggcgccagcggagcacccccccacttGCTGACACCGGGATGTTGGCTGGGCGGGCcaagagggaaagtggctgggcctgggcccatccagacccgcccgtggctacgcccctgctgtcaaGGCCAGTCATGGGCTTGGAATTGACCCTGTACTCTGCATAATAAATACAACAGCTATAACATGGGGGCCTTGCCACCAGGGCAACACAGACCAGTACTAGGACATGGGAATTGTCCTTTTTCTAGCCCATAACTTTCTTTTTCTTATCCTTCTAAAAGTATTTTCCTTTTAGCCTGTTACTTAAGCAATGCACATATCGGAATATGTGAAATTCCTGACTAGTGGAAGCTTGAAAAGAGCTGCAGTATCCATGCATCTGGGCCAGCCCTGCACCGAATGGGGTGCAGTTTCTCTGCTCCTCCTTTCTTCAGTCCCCTAATGATTTGTCCTCCTTTTCAGACCTAGAGTGGAAGATCATTTATGTTGGCTCAGCAGAGAGTGAGGAGTACGACCAGATTCTTGATTCGGTCCTGGTGGGGCCTGTGCCAGCTGGAAGACACATGTTTGTTTTTCAGGTGAGAGGACTTggcttttaaaaataaacagaggataactaggaaaataaaaaaacacaggcCTCCAGCTTACTGTTCAGTAGATGTTTTTTATGTATGTGATTTAAATATTGTGACCAAAGCTGATCAAAGTTTTTCTGCATGCACTATCCTTCATCTTCATAGTTAATTGGTTCCCACTATTTCCCCATTGGATTTGATGAGACCCTGAtgtaaggaggggggagggaggttcaaACACTCAAATCCCCATTTAGTGGAGAACCAatgcattgtatgcagagggtGTATAAATGCAAGGCAAGACTTGGATGGATGAAGGAAGCCTAGACACCCCTCTTTATTCACTTCAGAGATGCCCTCCGAGGCTTTGGTAAGAGTTATGGAAGGGGCCTTTGACCTCAAAAGCTCCTCTGCTTGAAGTTTATAGAACACGAGTGCCACATTGAGTCAGACTAAAGATCTAGCTACAAAGTTTTCTGCTTCTAACAGTAGCTAAACAGGTCACGAGTATCTGCCAGAAAACTGAAGTAGCAAGATTGTATGTTACTGACCCCTAGGGATAAGCAGTAGTTTCCCCCAGGTCTGCCTTATGGACTTCTTAATGCAGCTATACCggctgtttttaccacatcctctgtcagTGAAGATCTGTACATGTTTTCTTGAGCCAGTATGTTTCTTCCAGGCCGATGCCCCCAACTCCAGCCTCATTCCTGAAACGGATGCTGTTGGTGTGACAGTGGTACTGATCACATGTACGTATCGAGGTCAAGAGTTCATTCGAGTGGGTTATTACGTTAATAACGAGTATGTGAGCCCTGAACTGAGAGAGAATCCCCCCTTGAAGCCAGATTTCTCCCAGGTAAGACTAGTGTCTGGGTGGGGTGAGTTGGTTTGGGTGGTGAGAGAATGTGCTTCATCTGGACCAGGGCTTCTCAGAGCTGTTCTGGATACCctacagccagttgggttttcaggatatctgctgtgggaaaggggatgggatttttttttttttttttggtgatacAGCCTTTGTGATTAGACCATGCAGTTCacgtattatatacaagtacttattgtgtacctggggcaatgaagggttaagtggcgCTCCTAGAGTCATGAGGATGTGCAGTTggtatcaaacccagttcccctagttATAGGGCTGCTGCGCTAACCACTGGACTACTCCCATccaatatgcatgaggtaaatgacagtgcatgcagatctctcatgcatattcatactggatatcctgaaaatacaATTGGCATTAATTCTTCTGAGTGACTGTTTTTCTGTTTCTCATACATTCAATCCTTTTATTCAAATGACTTAAAGGTTCTGGATGTAAAATGTTGACAATACATCTGGGTTTATGCATGGGGGCAGTGCCGTCCTTCAGTGATACATGTAATGTTGAGTGCAGTTAAAACTAACTGCAGTGAGAAGCCGGAAATGGATTAAGAACAGCTGCTGGCTGGTGTAAATTTAATCTAGATCAGTCTGAGGCAGGCATGGTACCAAAAGCGCCATTATCTCagctgctggaaaaaaaaatctgaccctctccttcccctcttgGTAAAAGGGTAGGGTTGTACCTTGCGCATATGAAACTGTCTGCTTCAActatccccctcccctgtctttttttttttttttctctccagctTCAGAGGAACATCCTGGCTCCCAACCCTCGTGTGACCCGTTTCCACATCAACTGGGACAACACCTCTGATCAAAAGATGGAGGACATTGAGAACGTGGACCCCATCCCCAATAACATGCTTCCCCCAAACTGTACTACTTCCAAATGCCTGGCACCTGGGGGAGCTCTGAACCTCATTCCCGAGAACTCTATGGACTGCATGTAACCCAGTTTTTGCTGatgttggggtgggggaagggaaccTCTTTGGAGAATAAGAAAAGGACAGTGGGAGTCTTTGCAATGTGACCTGTTTGACCTGAGCGCTCCCAGGACTGTGGTGTGTACTTGTCTGTGTTGGACTGGGTTTGCAGGTTTTCGTTTTATGCAGAGCATTGTCTGGCATAACCCGAGGGCGGCTTCAGCATTAAGAGGAGCAGGGGGATtcaagtgccttttttttttttttcagaaaggtTGGCCCTACTCTAAGGGGAGCAATTGGGCAGAAGTCTCTGTGTCTGGCTTCTcttaggtgtgggcatttttcTTGAGGAGAGCATGTCCACAGAAGGCTGAGAGCATCATACACGCATAATCTCCTAGTCTCTTGACTGGAAGCGCCAAATGGCATCTAAGGAGAAATGAGTAGGGTGTAGGTGTACAGTGTTTTTTGGTGCTCTGGAACTGACCCTTCAAATCTCCTTTTTTTTAGATATGAATCGTGGACTCTGCCTGCTTTCTACCTTTTCTTGTGGtgcttcatggggggggggggggggcggtggcatgCACATCCTTTGGACCCATCCCTACCCTGATTGCTGCCTTAGTGCAGGTGTTCTGTATGGTATCAGGCTCTTTGTAACAGTGTTTTTCATAACACTAAAATCTGAGTCACATAATAGGTTTACTCTGTGTATTCATCTATCACTAGCAGACACCCTCCTTGCAGTGCATTGGTGGGGGAGTATTTTTTTGATTAGCAGTGTTGAGCAGAAATCTGACTGTGTATATAGCCTTCATCCTATCCATGTGTCTGGTACTGcttcaccccccacccctcccctcat carries:
- the ASF1B gene encoding histone chaperone ASF1B is translated as MAKVQILNVVVLDNPCPFKNPFQFEITFECIEDLPDDLEWKIIYVGSAESEEYDQILDSVLVGPVPAGRHMFVFQADAPNSSLIPETDAVGVTVVLITCTYRGQEFIRVGYYVNNEYVSPELRENPPLKPDFSQLQRNILAPNPRVTRFHINWDNTSDQKMEDIENVDPIPNNMLPPNCTTSKCLAPGGALNLIPENSMDCM